AATCCACCGATTCAGCCCGGGAAAGACGCCTCGGCTGTAAGACTGATCCCTCCCCTTGTGGCAAAGCTCCCAATGACCGTCATTTCCCTGGGCTTTGTGACCTCGACCAGGTCATCGAGAATCCGGTTCACGATCTCCTCATTGAACGCGGGGAAGTTCCGGAAGGTGCAGAGGTAGGCCCAAACCGAATCCTCATCGAGGCTCAGATTGTCGGGAACATAGGCTACCGAAACCGTCGCGGTGTCAGGCTGGCCGGTAATCGGACACAGGGAGCCGATACCCTCGAAACGAAGTCTGACTTCATCGGAGAGATCCGATTCACAAGCCGGGTAGGTCCGAAGCCGCGAGATCTCCGGGGAGGTCGGCAGGACAAACAGGGTGGGCTTGGACTCGTCCATCTGGCTCATGGCTAGAGGCTACCCGCCGCGATCTTGGGCTGGCGAGCCTGATCGGCAGCCCGCTGGGCGCTGCTCACCCTCCCCTCCGGCGACACTCTCTGCGAAACTGGATTCCCTATCGCGGCCCCCTCAACCATCAAAGGTCACCGCGACATCAATCGGGGATCCTGGCAATCTGGGGTTTACGACCCAGCTCGCCCGTGTGCTGACGAACGCAAATACGGACACTTCGTGTCCGAATCTGCATACGATTGCACACGCCAATGGTTCCAGATCTCCCGGTACCGGAATAATCGGCCGGAAGAATTCAGGCTCATCCGCGTACCGTGTTCTCAACCATAGCCAGCCATGGAGCCGGGCACTCATCCGCTCGTCACCGCGTCCGATGTCGCTCAAGCCTGCGCGGTCAGTCCAATGCTCGACCTCTGTATGGCCAGCGCGGAAGCGTGGACATGCTTCACTGCACCGTCATCTTGGGAACGCACCTCTGCAGCCACGAGTCGCACACCGCTCTGTCGAAAGGGAAACCCGTACAGCGAGAGCTTGGGACTTCAACGGGACCCGGCCTCGTTGGACTGACGATCCAAAAGATTCTGAGCATCGAGCGCCCCAGCAGCGTAAGCGAGCTTCTCCTCCACGGATTCAAAAGCCTCGACGTGCAAGCGATGCACTGAGGCGATGAGCTGCGCCGTTTGGCGCTCCAAATCGGTGGGCTGATCCCTCAGCATCCAGGAGGGCGACGGAAACAGGATCGGGTCGACCATCGTGAACGCCCACCGCATGAGATCCTCGCCGGAACGGGCGGTGTCCTTGGGCATGCTGGCCACGGGCCGCAGCCCTAGGCGGACGAGGGATTCGTTCAGCCGGTAAAACCCGCGGAGCCCTTTCACCGGCAGGATGAGCCCCTTCCCTACCAGATCGTGGAAAGTGCTCTTGCCGATGGGCGGATGGAAGAACCCGATG
Above is a window of Luteolibacter flavescens DNA encoding:
- the queF gene encoding preQ(1) synthase — protein: MSQMDESKPTLFVLPTSPEISRLRTYPACESDLSDEVRLRFEGIGSLCPITGQPDTATVSVAYVPDNLSLDEDSVWAYLCTFRNFPAFNEEIVNRILDDLVEVTKPREMTVIGSFATRGGISLTAEASFPG